A portion of the Bactrocera neohumeralis isolate Rockhampton chromosome 2, APGP_CSIRO_Bneo_wtdbg2-racon-allhic-juicebox.fasta_v2, whole genome shotgun sequence genome contains these proteins:
- the LOC126751135 gene encoding RNA polymerase II elongation factor Ell-like: MTDCPATFSAGDYEMTQQYNKDDSKVYIRVKLTDSAYRAIEEYQHYSNTNHFTNEQNPKMKMNGNTGIISIPTFGSEAGVNFGFSLDAVQGSMEAVQQTAEGLSSLGPITHSMRIHANEDVFAETRTKMAMSEESERSKCTKVIKPNTSEIGRKVEKPVATLSAQQVAHNQDRNKACPALGVTERSKDVHNVKTNEADFVRPVSKPANVDTRFEHNRHGSASSKRNGKSSHKRDSKGSTFSSLPLLTSPSKPSPTLTNGSHRERNIASNTLSSLPLLTTPSNPSTQLTNGKHREINMLTPSKPSSHLTNGNVISSNNVSARLTAPDFVRPLTKPRDIDPKLDHKRHSSTSSKSKGKSSHPRDSMSNTLTSLPLLTTSSKSSSTLPNKNSVVKENDNEVKSQQPTGAKAKSAQSKAVDTKSVKKSKAKSKQPDITRCKIKERVIQMLAIKPYKKLELYTRLQNEGIRDTERQAISTILREIAFLRDNAFNLRRHIWNMVKEDWPFYNEAELQQLKENKPKDLTPPISSDTASPPLLSSPSPPQVTLNSDVNYGNSLKRPGEVYQNPVPSKKQRISHVKTKNHVGNHKSPTSENILVYNRKAEAVEDNKVFNGTQITANCVNQKNCGNTSSAPSDQQLTESKSAKYSAPLTGRHPTERVSEDKNTSGKSKDRKSKKSSAPEFNKQPAEIVSTDKESSSSKRRSSKPKGGTRSEAVGTDTQNKENSAAPVAVNQPADAVSGYKKSSSRNKADKFQKSSASVSENQPVISAGKSSNKNKASNSKNSKESNTINTDTAKPQEDSRSKPSKNRETPQKSKCNKKVDLPASSRKQTSKPQMTVPPFTNHKLKTPKEVEQQSSRTVKPQQQITLQEPVAHHSATNKSLEARKHREQHSSQHIVPQQRLQQQYTSQEPTARRYGPSDTLNAHRNSEQERFRHVEPPQRVQEQIRSQEPIAQHSTMTDAHIAEPQSRFDFSAYTPITCVEQRRLYKAEFESHFEEYDQLSKSVEQVRRDFHLLVQQLEQLPPGSPVYQHIQQQIEMEYERLNSAEQKQRKLRFDYLEAKLAYITQLVNDYDQKLKAESAAIDAAVLQHQVLQQQQQMLPITPIEEPKEIYSYAMNGSSHVLTAPAHPSNGHVAVSMETVVENEVEVALPPSQLSTYNTQQNTTNEVVWHQETQQQNSVVISNTKLSSCGSQFIPQQTRHQENGHHDNDLSDSDDSDDSSNSSEEELASFHDTQFIPQQSQYQQKYHENHQQHDDKNLSDSDDSSDSSDSSNSELSSFQRSQFMPQQPQHQGRGYQNNQMNENDLSSSDDSSDSSSSESEDSDSDNDAE, from the coding sequence ATGACAGACTGTCCAGCAACATTTAGCGCCGGTGACTACGAGATGACTCAACAATATAACAAGGACGATTCGAAGGTGTATATTAGAGTAAAGTTGACCGATTCGGCTTATCGCGCCATCGAAGAGTATCAACATTATTCCAACACAAATCACTTTACAAACGAGCAGAatccaaaaatgaaaatgaacggTAATACCGGCATAATCAGTATACCCACATTTGGCAGTGAAGCGGGCGTCAATTTTGGTTTCTCATTGGATGCTGTTCAAGGTTCGATGGAGGCTGTACAACAGACCGCAGAAGGTCTTAGCAGCCTCGGCCCCATTACTCACAGTATGCGTATTCATGCTAACGAAGATGTTTTTGCTGAAACACGCACCAAAATGGCTATGTCGGAGGAGTCGGAGCGCAGCAAATGCACAAAAGTGATTAAACCAAACACAAGTGAGATCGGTCGCAAAGTGGAGAAGCCAGTGGCGACTTTATCGGCTCAGCAGGTGGCACACAACCAGGATCGCAATAAGGCGTGCCCTGCACTCGGTGTTACGGAAAGGAGCAAAGATGTGCATAATGTTAAAACTAACGAAGCTGACTTTGTACGACCGGTGAGCAAACCAGCGAATGTGGATACGAGATTTGAACATAATAGACATGGCAGCGCTTCATCGAAACGTAATGGTAAATCCTCTCATAAACGCGATAGTAAGGGTAGTACATTCTCTTCACTACCCCTTCTAACGAGCCCCTCAAAACCATCACCCACGCTGACGAACGGGAGTCATCGGGAGCGCAATATTGCGAGTAATACATTATCTTCACTTCCTCTTCTCACGACACCTTCAAATCCATCTACCCAGCTGACGAATGGGAAACATCGGGAAATCAATATGTTAACACCTTCAAAACCATCTTCCCACCTGACTAATGGAAATGTTATTTCAAGTAACAATGTATCTGCCAGACTGACAGCACCCGATTTTGTTCGTCCGCTGACCAAGCCAAGGGATATAGATCCGAAATTGGATCACAAAAGACATAGCAGTACTTCGTCGAAAAGCAAGGGTAAATCCTCTCATCCCCGCGATAGTATGAGTAATACATTAACTTCGTTACCGCTTCTAACGACATCCTCAAAGTCATCTTCTACCCTTCCGAATAAAAATTCAGTGGTTAAGGAAAATGACAATGAAGTAAAATCCCAACAGCCTACTGGCGCCAAGGCTAAATCTGCGCAATCGAAAGCTGTGGACACTAAAAGCGTTAAAAAATCGAAAGCTAAGAGCAAGCAACCCGATATAACTCGTTGTAAAATAAAGGAACGTGTCATACAAATGTTGGCTATTAAGCCCTATAAGAAGCTTGAACTTTATACTCGTCTGCAAAACGAGGGCATACGTGATACTGAGCGCCAAGCCATTAGTACCATATTGCGTGAGATAGCGTTCTTACGCGACAACGCTTTCAATTTGCGACGTCACATATGGAATATGGTAAAGGAAGACTGGCCATTTTATAATGAAGCGGAACTACAGCAGCTAAAAGAGAATAAGCCTAAAGACTTGACGCCACCAATAAGTTCAGATACAGCTAGCCCACCTTTATTGAGCTCGCCCAGTCCACCACAAGTGACCCTAAACAGTGACGTTAACTACGGCAACAGTTTGAAGCGCCCTGGCGAAGTCTATCAAAATCCGGTGCCATCCAAAAAACAACGCATAAGTCATGTAAAGACAAAAAATCATGTGGGTAATCACAAGAGCCCAACCagcgaaaatattttagtatataaCAGAAAAGCAGAGGCTGTGGAAGATAATAAGGTGTTCAATGGTACACAAATTACCGCCAATTGTGTCAATCAAAAGAATTGTGGGAATACTAGCAGCGCTCCTTCTGATCAGCAGCTGACCGAGAGCAAGTCAGCGAAATATTCGGCACCTCTTACTGGCAGACACCCCACTGAACGTGTGAGTGAAGACAAGAACACCAGCGGAAAAAGCAAAGACCGTAAGTCTAAGAAATCTTCGGCTCCTGAATTCAATAAGCAGCCGGCCGAGATTGTGAGCACGGATAAAGAAAGCAGCAGTAGCAAACGCAGGTCAAGTAAGCCAAAGGGTGGTACCAGGAGCGAAGCCGTGGGTACTGATACACAAAACAAAGAGAACTCTGCAGCTCCTGTTGCCGTTAATCAGCCAGCTGACGCTGTGAGTGGCTACAAGAAAAGCAGCAGCAGAAACAAGGCGGATAAGTTCCAGAAATCGTCAGCTTCTGTTTCTGAAAATCAACCGGTCATAAGCGCCGGTAagagcagcaacaaaaataaggcAAGTAATTCTAAGAATAGCAAAGAGAGCAACACAATTAATACTGATACCGCAAAGCCACAAGAAGATAGTCGGTCAAAGCCCAGTAAAAATAGGGAAACACCGCAAAAAAGCAAATGTAATAAAAAGGTTGACCTACCAGCGAGCTCCAGAAAACAGACATCAAAACCACAGATGACTGTGCCACCATTCACGAATCACAAACTTAAAACTCCGAAGGAAGTAGAACAACAGAGTTCTCGAACCGTGAAGCCACAGCAGCAAATCACACTACAAGAGCCAGTAGCGCACCATTCCGCCACAAATAAAAGCCTTGAAGCTCGCAAGCATAGAGAGCAACATAGTTCTCAACACATTGTGCCACAACAGCGGCTCCAGCAGCAATACACATCTCAAGAACCCACAGCACGCCGGTACGGTCCAAGTGATACACTTAATGCTCATCGGAATTCAGAACAAGAGCGTTTTCGACACGTGGAGCCACCACAACGAGTCCAAGAGCAAATCAGATCGCAAGAACCTATAGCGCAGCATTCCACTATGACTGACGCACACATTGCTGAGCCACAAAGCCGCTTTGATTTCAGCGCGTATACTCCGATCACATGCGTTGAACAGCGACGCCTTTACAAAGCCGAATTCGAAAGTCACTTCGAGGAATACGACCAGCTGTCAAAGAGTGTCGAACAAGTGCGCCGTGACTTTCACTTATTAGTACAACAATTAGAGCAACTGCCACCAGGCAGTCCCGTCTATCAACATATTCAACAACAGATTGAGATGGAATACGAGCGGCTAAATAGTGCGGAGCAGAAACAACGGAAACTAAGGTTTGACTACCTGGAAGCCAAATTAGCGTACATAACGCAGCTTGTAAACGATTACGATCAGAAGTTAAAGGCTGAATCGGCTGCAATTGACGCGGCTGTGCTACAACACCAGGTTcttcaacagcagcaacaaatgttACCAATAACACCGATTGAGGAGCCGAAAGAGATATACTCGTACGCTATGAATGGCAGCAGCCATGTGCTGACCGCACCAGCCCACCCAAGCAACGGACACGTCGCAGTCTCAATGGAGACCGTTGTAGAGAACGAAGTTGAAGTTGCTCTACCGCCATCACAACTATCGACATACAATACACAACAGAACACAACGAATGAGGTGGTATGGCATCAAGAGACGCAGCAGCAAAATAGCGTTGTGATCTCAAACACAAAATTATCATCATGTGGCTCACAATTCATTCCACAACAAACACGCCACCAAGAAAATGGTCACCATGATAATGATTTATCAGATTCAGACGATTCGGACGATTCGTCCAACTCTAGTGAAGAAGAACTAGCGTCTTTTCACGACACACAATTCATTCCACAACAATCGCAGTACCAGCAAAAGTATCATGAAAATCACCAGCAGCATGATGATAAAAATTTATCAGATTCGGATGATTCGTCCGACTCTAGTGATAGCTCAAATTCAGAACTATCGTCTTTTCAACGCTCACAATTCATGCCACAACAACCCCAGCATCAAGGAAGAGGATACCAAAATAACCAGATGAATGAGAATGATTTATCAAGTTCTGACGATTCGTCCGATTCTAGCTCGAGTGAATCAGAAGACTCTGACTCAGATAATGATGCCGAGTGA